The following proteins are co-located in the Synechococcus sp. PROS-U-1 genome:
- a CDS encoding DUF2231 domain-containing protein — protein MTLFATIASPINDIADSLGANNLPYAIPLHPNLVHLTIGLFAIAIAFDVAGAFYPLEKRVFRFLALPVTRSGFHDVGWYNLVACSGISFFTVAAGFYEMLLAVPLPGIRSILGQTAIDTMLWHAIGGVAILLVIVAMTIWRGYQRFVWRKDLGRQVTWLYLLSGTAMLLVMGLHGSLGAWLASDFGVHITADQLLAAGADLQEALP, from the coding sequence GTGACGCTCTTCGCCACGATCGCATCGCCGATCAACGACATCGCCGACTCCCTCGGCGCCAACAATCTTCCCTACGCCATCCCGCTGCACCCCAACCTGGTGCACCTCACCATCGGGTTGTTTGCGATCGCCATCGCCTTCGACGTCGCCGGTGCGTTCTATCCGTTGGAAAAACGGGTCTTCCGCTTTCTGGCTCTGCCAGTGACCCGCAGCGGCTTCCACGACGTGGGCTGGTACAACCTCGTGGCCTGCAGCGGCATCAGCTTCTTCACCGTGGCAGCGGGGTTCTACGAAATGCTGCTGGCGGTTCCATTGCCAGGCATTCGCAGCATCCTCGGCCAGACTGCCATCGACACGATGCTCTGGCATGCCATCGGTGGCGTCGCGATCCTGCTGGTGATCGTGGCCATGACCATCTGGCGGGGCTACCAACGTTTTGTTTGGCGCAAGGACCTTGGCCGTCAGGTGACCTGGCTGTATCTGCTTTCCGGCACCGCCATGCTGCTGGTCATGGGTCTGCACGGAAGCCTTGGCGCCTGGTTGGCCAGCGACTTCGGGGTGCACATCACCGCAGATCAGTTACTTGCTGCCGGTGCCGATCTGCAGGAGGCATTGCCATGA
- a CDS encoding DUF2231 domain-containing protein, whose product MLELLPPLNDKNLPWLDVIHPIVVHFVIAMALITVVFDVIGVISGKKNLFEVSFWNLIVATVAIFVAIIFGQVEAGLANPYGASRDILNIHSTIGWSLAGVLALLTSWRYVARQKDPAILPKGFLIFDVVLAGLVITQVYLGDKLVWVYGLHTVPVVEAIRQGVVS is encoded by the coding sequence ATGCTTGAGCTGCTTCCCCCGCTCAACGACAAAAATCTTCCCTGGCTCGACGTCATTCACCCCATCGTTGTTCACTTCGTGATCGCGATGGCATTGATCACGGTTGTGTTCGACGTCATTGGTGTGATCAGCGGCAAGAAAAACCTTTTTGAGGTGAGCTTCTGGAATTTGATCGTGGCCACCGTCGCGATCTTCGTGGCCATCATCTTCGGCCAAGTGGAAGCCGGTCTCGCCAATCCCTACGGCGCATCACGGGACATCCTCAATATCCACAGCACCATCGGATGGTCCCTCGCCGGTGTACTGGCCCTGCTCACGAGCTGGCGCTACGTCGCCCGACAAAAAGACCCAGCAATCTTGCCCAAGGGCTTCCTCATCTTTGACGTCGTGCTGGCGGGTCTCGTGATCACGCAGGTGTACCTCGGCGACAAGCTCGTCTGGGTTTATGGCCTGCACACGGTCCCCGTGGTTGAGGCCATCCGTCAGGGGGTGGTGTCGTGA
- a CDS encoding calcium/sodium antiporter, whose product MPEFLQASIQVLLGIGLLFGGGELFVQGAVAMAVIFGIPQLVIGLTVVSLGTSAPELFVSLSSVLQGSDALAVSNVVGSNIFNVMVVLGSSALVLPLRVESRLVRRDVPLMIAISAAVWGMASAGRVTWQAGLALFLGLVINTIWEIRTAREQPDDSGSAEPDIEDNAASGGWSLATLRLIGGIGILTIGSRVLVSGATSAATYLGVSEAVIGLTIVSAGTSMPELITSLVAALRGRTDLAIGNVVGSCLLNLLLVLGGGALAAAGRGLEVSPELIREDLPVMLLTSLACLPIFWTRGQISRLEGGLLLGLYILYIVDNVLPRTSLASWSDEFRLLMLCLVLPIVMIVIMTQALVFWRTRS is encoded by the coding sequence ATGCCTGAATTTCTACAGGCCTCGATCCAAGTGCTGCTGGGAATCGGACTGCTGTTTGGTGGCGGAGAGCTCTTCGTTCAGGGCGCCGTCGCCATGGCGGTGATCTTCGGCATTCCCCAGCTCGTGATCGGGCTCACGGTGGTTTCACTGGGCACCAGCGCCCCGGAACTGTTCGTGAGCCTGAGTTCGGTGCTTCAAGGGTCCGACGCCCTCGCGGTGAGCAATGTTGTGGGTAGCAATATTTTCAATGTGATGGTGGTGCTCGGCAGCAGCGCCCTCGTGCTGCCGTTGCGCGTGGAAAGCCGCCTTGTGCGGCGCGACGTTCCACTAATGATTGCGATTTCTGCTGCGGTCTGGGGAATGGCCTCAGCAGGACGGGTCACCTGGCAAGCGGGCCTGGCCCTGTTCTTGGGGCTTGTGATCAACACCATCTGGGAGATCCGCACCGCCCGAGAACAACCGGACGACAGTGGGAGTGCTGAACCCGATATCGAAGACAACGCAGCGAGCGGTGGCTGGAGCCTGGCCACCCTGCGCCTGATCGGAGGAATCGGCATCCTCACCATCGGATCAAGGGTGCTGGTGAGTGGAGCCACATCCGCCGCCACCTATCTGGGGGTGAGTGAAGCGGTGATCGGTCTGACCATCGTTTCAGCCGGAACCTCCATGCCGGAATTGATCACCTCCCTCGTTGCTGCCCTGAGGGGTAGAACCGATCTGGCGATTGGCAACGTGGTGGGCAGCTGCCTACTCAACCTGCTGCTGGTGCTTGGCGGCGGAGCCTTGGCCGCCGCTGGCCGCGGCCTGGAGGTCAGCCCAGAATTAATTCGGGAGGACCTGCCGGTCATGCTGCTCACCAGCCTGGCTTGCCTGCCGATCTTCTGGACGCGAGGACAGATCAGTCGACTGGAGGGTGGATTGTTGCTGGGTCTCTACATCCTTTACATCGTTGACAACGTTCTTCCCAGGACATCTCTCGCCAGTTGGTCGGACGAATTCCGGCTCTTGATGTTGTGCCTTGTGCTGCCGATCGTGATGATCGTGATCATGACCCAGGCGCTTGTGTTCTGGAGAACAAGGAGCTAG
- a CDS encoding SulP family inorganic anion transporter has product MLNRITTSNLRGDAFGGVTAAVIALPMALAFGVAATGDPAPGLWGAVIIGLVAAVFGGTPTLISEPTGPMTVVFTSVILSFTATAPDKETAMAMAFTVVILAGLFQILFGVFRLGRYITQMPYTVISGFMSGIGAILVILQLPAFLGQTASGGVMGTLSNLPGLIAGVQPMELALALITVAILWFTPASVKRFCPPQLLALVLGTVLSMTLFHDAGLNTIPPFNAELPSLHVPTFSGGQLRLMFVDAAVLGMLGCIDALLTSVVADSLTRTEHNSNKELVGQGLANIASGVFGGLPGAGATMGTVVNIQAGGRSALSGIIRAVILVVVVLAAAPLASTIPLAVLAGIALKVGIDIIDWDFLQRAHHLSVKAAVITYGVIALTVLVDLITAVGIGVFVANVLTIDRMSALQSRKVKTISTADDDVELTEEEQVLLDQASGKVLLFQLAGPMIFGVAKAIAREHNAIGNCQAVVFDLSEVSHLGVTAAIALENAVKEAIEEGRQVYLVVATGSTENRLQKLKLLDRVPKSHISADRLVALRLAVNSLSLND; this is encoded by the coding sequence TTGTTGAATCGGATCACCACAAGCAATCTTCGCGGCGACGCCTTCGGCGGCGTGACCGCCGCGGTGATTGCCCTTCCGATGGCCTTGGCCTTTGGAGTCGCCGCGACGGGCGACCCTGCTCCTGGCCTTTGGGGAGCCGTGATCATCGGTTTGGTGGCCGCCGTCTTCGGCGGTACGCCCACCTTGATCTCCGAACCCACCGGTCCGATGACCGTGGTGTTCACCTCAGTGATCCTCAGTTTCACCGCCACGGCCCCGGACAAGGAAACGGCCATGGCCATGGCCTTCACCGTGGTCATCCTGGCGGGCCTGTTTCAAATTCTCTTCGGCGTGTTCCGTCTGGGGCGTTACATCACCCAGATGCCCTACACGGTGATCTCCGGCTTCATGTCGGGGATCGGAGCCATCCTTGTCATTCTCCAGCTGCCGGCTTTCCTCGGTCAGACCGCCTCCGGCGGGGTCATGGGAACCCTGTCCAATTTGCCCGGGTTGATCGCTGGTGTGCAGCCGATGGAGCTGGCTCTGGCCTTGATCACCGTCGCGATCCTCTGGTTCACCCCAGCAAGCGTCAAGCGTTTCTGTCCGCCACAGCTCCTGGCTTTGGTCTTGGGAACGGTTCTGTCGATGACTTTGTTTCACGACGCTGGCCTTAATACCATTCCTCCCTTCAACGCCGAGCTCCCCAGCCTTCATGTGCCCACCTTCTCGGGAGGGCAGCTGCGTTTGATGTTTGTTGATGCGGCTGTGTTGGGCATGCTCGGCTGCATCGATGCGCTGCTCACCTCCGTGGTGGCCGACAGCCTGACCCGCACCGAGCACAACTCGAACAAGGAACTGGTGGGTCAAGGACTGGCGAACATCGCCTCGGGTGTTTTTGGAGGTCTCCCTGGTGCGGGCGCCACCATGGGCACCGTGGTCAACATCCAGGCTGGCGGGCGTTCGGCCCTCTCTGGAATTATCCGAGCGGTGATTTTGGTGGTGGTTGTTCTGGCCGCTGCCCCCCTCGCTTCCACGATCCCCCTCGCTGTACTGGCTGGGATCGCCCTGAAGGTGGGTATCGACATCATCGACTGGGATTTCCTTCAACGCGCCCATCACCTTTCGGTGAAGGCTGCAGTGATCACCTACGGCGTGATTGCCCTCACGGTGTTGGTGGATCTGATTACCGCGGTGGGCATTGGCGTCTTCGTGGCCAATGTGCTCACCATCGATCGGATGAGCGCGTTGCAGTCCAGAAAAGTGAAAACGATCAGCACCGCCGATGACGATGTGGAGCTGACTGAAGAAGAACAGGTGTTGCTGGATCAGGCCTCCGGCAAGGTCCTGTTGTTTCAGCTCGCCGGTCCGATGATCTTCGGTGTAGCCAAAGCCATTGCGCGCGAACACAACGCCATCGGCAATTGTCAGGCGGTGGTCTTCGACCTCTCAGAGGTATCCCACTTGGGGGTCACCGCTGCGATCGCTCTCGAGAATGCGGTCAAGGAAGCGATTGAAGAAGGCCGCCAGGTCTACCTGGTCGTTGCGACGGGAAGCACAGAGAATCGGCTTCAGAAGTTGAAACTGCTTGATCGGGTTCCCAAGAGTCACATCAGTGCTGATCGCCTCGTGGCCTTGCGTCTTGCCGTGAATAGCTTGTCGCTGAATGACTGA
- the pyrC gene encoding dihydroorotase: MTDQISIIAPDDWHVHLRDAEMLQQVVAHTARRFRRAIVMPNLRPPVTTVAAARAYRERIKAACPADLEFTPLMTAYLTDSIEPSELETGFDEGVFAAAKLYPANATTNSSAGVTDLLQIDPVLETMARIGMPLLIHGEVTDAEIDIFDREAVFIERHLAPLRDRHPALKVVFEHITTEQAVQYVSSAGHHLAATITPHHLHINRNAMFAGGLRSDFYCLPVAKRECHRQALRRAATSGDPRFFLGTDTAPHERASKESSCGCAGIFNAPFALESYAQVFDEEGALAHLEAFTSLNGPAFYDLPANSQRITLQRRDHLVPELVNGLVPFHAGEILSWAVADAPDQVQL, translated from the coding sequence ATGACTGACCAGATCTCGATCATCGCTCCAGATGATTGGCACGTGCATCTCCGTGATGCCGAGATGCTCCAGCAGGTCGTGGCCCATACAGCCCGTCGCTTTCGTCGGGCGATCGTGATGCCCAATCTGCGTCCTCCGGTGACAACCGTTGCTGCAGCACGGGCATACCGCGAGCGCATCAAGGCCGCGTGCCCCGCTGATCTGGAGTTCACGCCGTTGATGACGGCCTACCTCACGGACTCGATTGAACCTTCTGAGCTCGAGACTGGATTCGACGAGGGAGTGTTTGCTGCGGCCAAGCTGTATCCAGCCAACGCCACCACCAATTCGTCAGCAGGGGTGACGGATCTGCTGCAGATTGATCCAGTGCTGGAGACGATGGCCCGGATCGGAATGCCGTTGCTGATCCACGGAGAGGTCACGGATGCCGAGATCGATATTTTCGACCGTGAGGCGGTGTTCATCGAACGCCATTTGGCACCGCTGCGGGACCGTCATCCTGCGCTGAAGGTTGTGTTCGAGCACATCACCACTGAGCAGGCGGTGCAGTACGTCAGCTCCGCGGGTCACCACCTAGCGGCCACCATCACCCCCCACCACCTGCACATCAACCGCAATGCAATGTTTGCCGGGGGGTTGCGCAGCGATTTCTACTGCCTTCCTGTCGCCAAGCGGGAATGTCACCGTCAGGCCCTACGCCGGGCGGCGACCAGCGGTGACCCCCGCTTCTTTCTCGGCACTGACACAGCGCCTCACGAGCGGGCATCAAAGGAGAGTTCCTGCGGTTGTGCCGGTATTTTCAATGCTCCCTTCGCTTTGGAGAGCTACGCCCAGGTCTTCGATGAAGAGGGTGCTCTTGCCCATCTGGAAGCTTTCACCAGCCTGAATGGGCCGGCCTTCTACGACCTGCCAGCGAACAGCCAACGCATCACCCTGCAGCGGCGTGATCATTTGGTTCCGGAACTTGTGAATGGACTGGTTCCTTTCCATGCTGGAGAGATCCTCTCCTGGGCCGTCGCCGATGCACCTGATCAAGTTCAGCTCTGA
- a CDS encoding thioredoxin family protein, translating to MHLIKFSSEDCGTCHRMSHYDGKVAEELGCSFISVMLQDTEMYRKYRKILLKQYPNKEGMGWPTYLLVSDPDGDFSIEGELKGGMPKGDFRTRLAELLPS from the coding sequence ATGCACCTGATCAAGTTCAGCTCTGAAGACTGCGGAACCTGTCACCGCATGAGTCATTACGACGGAAAGGTGGCTGAGGAACTCGGCTGCAGCTTCATCTCAGTGATGCTGCAAGACACCGAGATGTACCGCAAATACAGAAAGATCCTGCTCAAGCAGTACCCCAACAAGGAGGGTATGGGGTGGCCGACCTACCTGCTGGTGAGCGATCCCGATGGCGATTTCTCGATCGAGGGGGAATTGAAGGGCGGTATGCCCAAGGGAGATTTCCGCACCAGGCTCGCCGAGTTGCTGCCGTCCTGA
- a CDS encoding NAD(P)H-quinone oxidoreductase subunit L, with amino-acid sequence MDLSSLLHQVPQDTLLVLLAYVALGGLYLVVIPLALFAWMNQRWHRMGKLERLGIYGMVFFFFPGLILFAPFLNFRLSGQGDV; translated from the coding sequence TTGGACCTCTCGTCCCTGCTCCATCAAGTCCCACAGGACACACTGCTGGTTCTTTTGGCCTACGTCGCGCTGGGCGGTCTGTACCTAGTGGTCATTCCGCTAGCCCTTTTTGCCTGGATGAATCAGCGTTGGCATCGGATGGGCAAGCTGGAGCGACTGGGGATTTATGGGATGGTCTTTTTCTTTTTCCCGGGCTTGATTCTGTTTGCTCCGTTCCTCAATTTCCGCCTGAGCGGGCAGGGAGACGTCTGA
- a CDS encoding DUF3007 family protein, translating into MTRGKVLLIGLAVLLLGGIGQVGFRAAGFEGFSAGIAAQTLLVVIVVIWTSSYLFRVVTGQMTYMNQRRRYREVYDKEEAEALQARFDALPEEEQQALLRKIGADATVSVDGDAPADS; encoded by the coding sequence TTGACGCGTGGAAAGGTTCTCCTGATCGGACTCGCCGTCCTTCTGCTGGGAGGGATAGGGCAAGTGGGCTTTCGAGCTGCTGGATTTGAGGGTTTCTCAGCAGGGATTGCTGCCCAGACACTGCTGGTGGTGATCGTTGTGATCTGGACGAGTTCCTATCTGTTTCGGGTTGTGACCGGACAGATGACCTACATGAATCAGCGGCGTCGCTACCGCGAGGTGTACGACAAGGAGGAGGCTGAAGCGCTTCAGGCTCGTTTTGATGCTCTCCCAGAGGAAGAGCAGCAGGCGCTACTGCGCAAGATCGGAGCTGATGCCACGGTTTCTGTGGACGGTGACGCCCCCGCCGACTCATAG